The genomic stretch TCGTGTGAGCGTGTCCGTGCCGCAGACCGTCCAGGCGACCCGCCGCCTCACCCAGACCGAGGCGATTGTCGAAGCGATGGCCCAGGAGATGCGGCGCGACCGGCGCGTCTTCTTCGTGGGGCAGGACGTGGGCGAGTTCGGCGGCTCGCTCCAGGGCTCGAAGGGGCTGTGGGAGGAGTTCGGCGCCCGCCGCATCCGCGAGGCCCCGATCTCCGAATCGGCGATGGTCGGGGCGGCGATTGGCGCGGCCCTGTTCGGGAGGCGGCCCATCGTCGAGGTCAGCTTCGGCGAGTTCCTGCCGGCCGCCATGAATCAGCTCATCAACCAGGCCCCGAACCTCCACTACATGACCGGCGGCGCAGCCAGCGTGCCGGTCGTGATCCGCACGCGCGTCGGCGACGGTCCGTACGGCGGGCATCCCCAGGATTATTCGGTCTGGTTCGCCTACGTGCCGGGGCTGAAGGTCGTGATGCCGGGCACGCCCGCCGACGCCAAGGGCCTGATGCTGGCCGCCATCCGCGACGACAACCCGGTGCTGTACGTCGAGCCGATGTCGCTGGCGCACGGGCCGCGCGAGGATGTCCCCGCCGGCGAGTACACCGTGCCCATCGGGAAGGCGCGGCTGGCCCGGGAGGGCACCGACCTGACCATCGTCACCATTGGCTCGATGGTGCCCGTCGTCATGCGGGCCGCCGCCGCCCTGGCCGAGGAGGGCGTCGAGGCCGAGGTGATCGATCTGCGCTCGCTCGCGCCCCTGGACACCGAGGCCATCGTCCAGTCGGTCCGCAAGACCGGCGGGCTGGTAACGGTCCACGAGTCGTGGACGGCCTACGGCATCGGCGCGGAGGTGGCGGCGGTGGTGGCCGAGCAGGCGATGGAAGACCTGCTGGCCCCCGTCAAGCGCGTCGGCACGAAGCCAGTCCCGGTCCCGAGTGGCGCCGTCCGCAAGCATGCCCTCCCCACGGCCGACGACGTGATCCTGGCCTGCCGCGAGCTGCTGGCCGGCTCGGCAAAGTAGGCCATGGCAACGCCGAGCCTGAGCAGATGCCCGAGACGACCGCACGCTCAGCCCGGAGTAGACTCACCCCCCGACCGACTCACCGTCTGGTTTTCAGCGGTTCAGCGTCGCACTTCAGACAGAGGAGCATCACGGTGCAGGAGACCAGACCGACCACCGCCCCCCGGCGCGAGGTCATCGTGCCGGAGAACCGGCGCAGCGCCCCACGGGCCTACTCGCCGGCCACGGCCTTCGGGGCGCTCGTCTTCTCGTCGGGCCTGACCGCCGCCCACCCGGTCACCGGCGAGATCCCCGACGGCATCGCCGAGCAGACGCGGCGCTGTTTCGAGAAGCTGGCCGACATCCTGGCCGAGGCCGGCAGCAGCCTCGACCAGGTGCTGCGCGTCACCGTCTACCTGACCGACATCGCCACGCAGCAAGGGCCAATGACCGCTGTCTTCCGCGAGGTCTTCCCCGTCGATCCGCCCGCCCGCGCGACCGTCCAGGTGGCGGCCCTCTCCGGCGCGGACAAGCTCATCGAGATCGACGCCATCGCCGCACGCCCGGAAGCCGCACGCCCGGAAGCCGCACGCCCGGTACAGGAGTAACGATGTCCGATCCTCGTTCCGCCCTCGGTCCGCCGCCCCCGCCCATCGACCGCGCCGAAGTCCTCGGCCGCCACGAGCGCGCCCGCGTCCTGATGGAGCAGCAGGGCCTCGACGCCCTGTTCCTGACCGAGCGCGACAACTGGTACTACATGACCGGCCACCGCAGCGCCCAGTTCGAGCACAAGATGCGCCCGATGGGTCTGGTCGTGCCGCTCAAGGGCGAGCCGGCCGCTGTCTGCTACAGCCGCGACCTGAACGCCGTCACCACCACGACCGGCTGGTCGTCGATCCGCTCCTACGTGGACGTGCCGTTCCCGCTGGAGCTGATGACCGAGATGCTCCGCGAGGCCGGCCTGGCAGGGCCAGACGTGCGGATCGGGGCCGAGCTGGGCACCAATGAACGCCTCGGGCTGCCGATTGCAGACTTTATGCAAGTGCGGGACGATCTCGGCGCGCAGATGGTGGACGCCGCCCCGCTGCTGCGCGAGCTGAAGATCCGCAAGAGCCCCACCGAGCTGGCCTGCATCCGCCGGGCCTGCGAGATCTCGCAGTTGGCCTGGGAGCGCACCTGCGAACGGCTGACGGTCGGCGTGACCGGGCGGCAGGTGGCCGAGACGCTGACCATCGCGATGCTGGAGCTGGGCGCGGACCTGACCCACCCCGGCAAGATCAATCAGGCCTACCCGCTCGACCACGTCTACCAGAAGGGCGAGGCCCTGTGGGTGGACTGGGGCGCGATCTATCGCGGGTACAACGCCGACATCGCCCGCCGCGCCATCTTCGGCGAGCCGACCGACGAGCAGAAGCGACAACACGAGCTGATCTACGGCATCTGCGAGACGCTGATCGACGCCGTCAAGCCCGGCGCACGGGCCAGCGACGTGGCTCGCGCCTGCAACGAGCAGTTGAGCCGGTACGGCTACCCGCTGCTGGTCGGCCCGAAGCGCGTCGGGCACGGCATCGGGCTGCTGGCCAGCGAGCCGCCCTCGCTCAGCATGGCCGACGACACGGTGCTGGAACCGGGCATGGTCGTGACGCCCGAGCCGCGCATCGACCTGACGAAGACGGAGCGGCTGCACGTCGAAGAGGATGTGGTGGTGAGCGCGGACGATCCGTCCGGGCACGTCTGGCTGAGCGGGGGCGGCCGGAACCTGCTGGTGATCCCGTGCTGACGACGGGGCCAGACACCGATCCGACGCCGGTGAGCGCCAGTCAGCCGGCCGGCGCGCTCTACATCTCCGACGCCGACGTGCGGGCGCTTCTCGACGTGCGGAGCGTGCTGGACGTGGTCGAGCAGACGTTCCGCTGGGCCTACGAGGGTCGCATCACCTGGCCCGAGCCGCGCCTGTTCCGCCTCGACCTCGCGGAGCCGGCGAAGGCGAAGTACCACGTCAAGGGCGCATCGCTGCCGGACCTGGGCGTCAGCGGCGTGCGCGTGGTCGGCTACCGAATCTTCCCGGACGGCTCTGGCACCAGCCGCGACGACAACATGCGCTATGTGCTGCTGCACGATCCGGTCACTGGCTTTCCGCTGGCCATCGTGGACGAGCACACCAGCTACGGCATTCGCAGCGCGGCCTCGGGCGTGGTCGGCGCGAAGTACCTTGCCCGTCCGGATTCGGCAGTGGTCGGGCTGGTCGGCGCGGGCAAGCTGATGCGGGCGGCGCTGGTCGCCCTGGCTGCCCTGTTCCCCCTGCAAGAGGCTCGCGTCACCTCGCGCACCG from Chloroflexota bacterium encodes the following:
- a CDS encoding alpha-ketoacid dehydrogenase subunit beta translates to MAQEMRRDRRVFFVGQDVGEFGGSLQGSKGLWEEFGARRIREAPISESAMVGAAIGAALFGRRPIVEVSFGEFLPAAMNQLINQAPNLHYMTGGAASVPVVIRTRVGDGPYGGHPQDYSVWFAYVPGLKVVMPGTPADAKGLMLAAIRDDNPVLYVEPMSLAHGPREDVPAGEYTVPIGKARLAREGTDLTIVTIGSMVPVVMRAAAALAEEGVEAEVIDLRSLAPLDTEAIVQSVRKTGGLVTVHESWTAYGIGAEVAAVVAEQAMEDLLAPVKRVGTKPVPVPSGAVRKHALPTADDVILACRELLAGSAK
- a CDS encoding RidA family protein; amino-acid sequence: MQETRPTTAPRREVIVPENRRSAPRAYSPATAFGALVFSSGLTAAHPVTGEIPDGIAEQTRRCFEKLADILAEAGSSLDQVLRVTVYLTDIATQQGPMTAVFREVFPVDPPARATVQVAALSGADKLIEIDAIAARPEAARPEAARPVQE
- a CDS encoding aminopeptidase P family protein, whose translation is MSDPRSALGPPPPPIDRAEVLGRHERARVLMEQQGLDALFLTERDNWYYMTGHRSAQFEHKMRPMGLVVPLKGEPAAVCYSRDLNAVTTTTGWSSIRSYVDVPFPLELMTEMLREAGLAGPDVRIGAELGTNERLGLPIADFMQVRDDLGAQMVDAAPLLRELKIRKSPTELACIRRACEISQLAWERTCERLTVGVTGRQVAETLTIAMLELGADLTHPGKINQAYPLDHVYQKGEALWVDWGAIYRGYNADIARRAIFGEPTDEQKRQHELIYGICETLIDAVKPGARASDVARACNEQLSRYGYPLLVGPKRVGHGIGLLASEPPSLSMADDTVLEPGMVVTPEPRIDLTKTERLHVEEDVVVSADDPSGHVWLSGGGRNLLVIPC
- a CDS encoding ornithine cyclodeaminase family protein → MLTTGPDTDPTPVSASQPAGALYISDADVRALLDVRSVLDVVEQTFRWAYEGRITWPEPRLFRLDLAEPAKAKYHVKGASLPDLGVSGVRVVGYRIFPDGSGTSRDDNMRYVLLHDPVTGFPLAIVDEHTSYGIRSAASGVVGAKYLARPDSAVVGLVGAGKLMRAALVALAALFPLQEARVTSRTEASRKRFAEELAEAVPGVRIVAVDTPTAACKDADIVMSATTSGRPLMEASDFAPGVFVCGLGQREVAPDAFATFEKVVVDDWEQVRHLSDFRAMAAGGHFDRDRLYGELPEIVVGAKPGREHPSERILTRTEGLVTQDIAVSHWLYQEAVRQGRGLRLP